CCAGTGCGGCCCGCACGGCCGCGGGATCGGCGGATCCCGTCACGTAACCGACGAGCCGCTGTTCGCCGGGCCCGTCCTCACGCACCAGGGCGCAGGCGCCGTCCACCTGCGGCAGGGCGGCCAGCGCGGCCTCGATCTCGCCGAGTTCGATGCGCTGCCCGCGCAGCTTGACCTGGTGGTCCGTGCGTCCGAGGTACTCGGCCTCGCCCTGCTCCGTCCAGCGCGCCAGATCCCCCGTGTGGTACATCCGCTGCCCCGGGGCCCCGAAGGGGTCGGCGACGAACCGGGCGGCGGTCAGCTCCGGCCGGTCCAGATAGCCGTCGGCGAGCTGCCGGCCCGCCAGGTACAGCTCGCCGGGCACCCCCGGCGGACAGGGCCGCAGCGCCGCGTCGAGTACGTACAGACGGGTGTTCCACACGGGCTGCCCGATCGGCACAGGCCCGGTGTCGTGGGCCGCGCACGCGTGGAACGTGACGTCGACGGCCGCTTCCGTCGGACCGTACAGATTGTGCAGCTCGACATGCGGCAGCCCGCGCCCGAAGGCGTGCGCGGTCTCCCGGGGCAGTGCCTCCCCGCTGCAGAACACCTGCCGCAGTCCGGCGCACGCGGCGGGGTCCGCCTCCGCGAGGAAGACCTGGAGCATCGACGGCACGAAATGGCAGGTGGTGACGGACCGGTCGCGGATCAGCCGGGCCAGATAGCCGGGGTCCTTGTGGCCGCCCGGCTCCGCGACGACCAGTGCCGCACCCTCGCGCAGCGGCCAGAAGAACTCCCATACGGACACGTCGAACGACGAGGGCGTCTTCTGCAGCACCCGGTCGTCCGCCGTCAGACCGTAGGTGTCCTGCATCCAGCGCAGCCGGTTGTCGATCGCGCCGTGCGACACGACGACACCCTTCGGCCGGCCGGTGGACCCCGAGGTGTAGATGACGTACGCCGGGTGGGCGGGTGTCAGCGGGCGCGACGGATCGCACCACGGGTACCCGGACACATCGAGGCCGTCCAGGATGACCTGCGCCGTCGCCGCGTCGTCGGGGAGGCGGCCGGCACGGTCGGTGACGACACAGACGGGTGCCGCGTCCCGCAGCATGTACGTGATCCGCTCCGCCGGGTACTCCGGGTCGAGCGGCAGGTACGCGGCTCCCGCCTTCAGTACGGCGAGCAGTGAGACGATCAGCTCCACGGAGCGCGGCACCGCCACGGCCACCACGGTCCCCGGCCGGGCGCCCAGGGTCCGCAGGTGCCGGGCCAGCCGGTTGGCGCGGGTGTTCAGCTCCGCGTAGGTGAGGGCGGCGTCCCCGTACACCAAAGCGGTCGCGCCCGGGGTGCGGGCGGCCTGCGCCTCGATCGGCCCGATCAGCGTCGTCGGCGGCAGCACCCGGTCCGTGCGGTTGAACTGATCGACCACCAGGGCGTGTTCGGCAGGGGTCGCGATGCCGTGCGCGGCAAGCGCGGCGTGCGGGTCCGCCGCGGTCAGCCGGTCCACGAGGTGCAGGAAGCGCTCCTGATGGGCGGCGAGGGCGTCCTCGTCGTACAGGGCCGGATTGCCGTCGTGGTCGATGCGCAGCCCGCGGCCGTCCGCGCGGTCGTAGATGTTGACGGTCAGGTCGTCCACCGGGCCCGCGGACAGGTTGCGGGCCCGGACCGGCGCACCCGCGAAGTCCACGTCGTAGTCGAAGGGCATCACATTGACGAGCGGACCCACCAGGCCCCGGTTCTCGCCGAGCAACCGCAGATCGCGGCGGATGTCCTCGTAGCGGTAGCGCTGATGGCGGCGGACCTCGCGGATACCCACCACGACCTGGCGTACCAGCTCGGCGAAGCTCCCGCCCGGGGTGACGGTCAGCCGCAGCGGCAGGACGTTCATCACCATGCCCGGCACGCGCAGCGCGACCGACCCGACCCGGCCCATCATGGGCAGCCCGAGCACCACCTCGGAGCAGGCGGTCGCCCGGGAGGTGTAGAGCGCCTGTGCGGCGATCAGCACCTCCGGCCAGGTCGCGCGGAGGCGCGTCGCGAGTTCTCGCACCCGGTCGGTCGAGTGCGGGCCGAGGTGGGCGCTGCGGCGCAGGAACGTGCGCGACGGCAGCGCGCCACGGCCCGCGAGCCTCGGCACCTCGGGCCGGTCGGCGAAGGTCTCGGACCAGTGGGTGCGGTCGGCCGTGAACGCCTCCGACGCCCGGTAGCCCGCGTCGTGCGCGACGAGGTCGCGGAGCGTTCCGAAGACCCGAGGGCTCGGACCCTCCTCCCGGACCAGTGCCGAGTAGATCTCGGCCGTGCGCCGGACGAGCAGGGAATAGCCGAAGCCGTCCATGACGAGGTGATGGATCCGCTGATACCAGAGCCAGCGTTCCTCCCCGACGCGGAAGAGTGCGTGCCGGAACAGCGGTCCGGCCGTCAGATCGCACGGCTCGGCAAGGTCGGCACGCATCCACGCCTGCGCCTGCCGGTCCGCGTCGGGCACACCCGTCAGGTCGTGCACCGTGAACGGGAGCTCGATCGAGGCCGCGACGATCTGACGCGGGCCCTGCGGACCGTCCTCGATCCGGACGCGCAGCGCGTCCGCCTCGGCGGTGACCCGGCGCAGAGCCGTGGCGAACACCTCAGGGTCGAGCGGTCCGTCGATCTCCAGGAACTCCGCGGTGTTCTGCGCCGGACTGAGTGGGTCGAGCGACTGCGCGTACCACATGCCCGACTGGGCAGCGGTCAACGGCAGTACGGTGTCCGGCCCTTCCGTCGCCGTGCCGACGCCGGTGCCGTCGGTGAGCAGGGCCGTCATGAGACCCCCAGCAGCGGGGCCCAGGCCTCGATGGCGGGCTGTTCGGCGAGATCGGCGAAGTCGGCCCGCACGCCGTGATCGCGACGCCACCGCCCGAGCAGTGCCATGATGCGGACCGAGTCGAGACCGTAGTCGAGGAGGTTCTCGTCGAGGGGGATGTCCGAGGGATCCTCGCCCAGGGACTCGGCGACGTCGTTGCGGATCCGTTCCAGGGTGAGGGCCACGGTGCTCAGATCTCCTTCAGGAGGGCGTCGGTGGTGGTCACGACCGCGCAGCGGCCCGCTGCCCAGCGCAGCGCCATGTCGTGGTCCTCGCGCGAGAAGTCGGCGACGGCATCGGCCACGACGAAGGCCTGGATGTCCCGCATCCACGCATCGGCGGCGCTCATGAGTACGCCGATGTGTGCGTACACACCGGTGATCACCAACTGGTGGCGGCCCGACTTCCGTATCAGGGACTCGAGTTCGGTACGGACGAACGCGCTGTACTTCCACTTGGTGAGCACCGTGTCACCGGCGGCCGGTGCGACGGAGTCCGGCATGGCCAGGGCCTCGGCGTCGTCGGCCGCTCCGGGGCCCCAGAAGTCGAGCTGGAGCCCGCGCTCCTCAGCGGTCTGGCCGCCGCGCTGCGCGGAGTAGACCACCGGGACGCCGGCGCCTCGGCACTCCTCGATGATGCGGGCCGTGTTGCCGAGCATGCCGGTCAGTGGCTGTTCGCCGGCGCGGTAGGCGCCGAGGAAGTGGTTCTGTAGGTCGTGGACGAGCAGCACGGCGCGCGCCGGGTCGACGGTCCACGCGACCCGGTTCGCGGGGAGGTCGTCCGCGCCGGGCAGGGGATAGGGGGCAATGGCGGGAAGTGCCATGGGGCGGCCTTTCAGTGCCGGGCGTGTTCGGCGGAAGCGGAAGCGGGGGCGGGGGCGGAACCGGGGGCGGGTGCGGAGCCGGACCTGGAGCGGGGCGCGGAGCCGGAGCGCAGCCCCTTCTTGCTGACCTTGCCGATCCCGGTCTGCGGGAACGCGTCGACGAACTCGACGAGGTCGGGAACCTTGTACGCGGCGACTCCGCGCTCGCGTACATGCCGTTTCACCGCGACCGGCCGCAGCGGTTCGGTGCCGGCGCGCAGGATCACGTAC
This genomic interval from Streptomyces sp. NBC_00464 contains the following:
- a CDS encoding amino acid adenylation domain-containing protein — encoded protein: MTALLTDGTGVGTATEGPDTVLPLTAAQSGMWYAQSLDPLSPAQNTAEFLEIDGPLDPEVFATALRRVTAEADALRVRIEDGPQGPRQIVAASIELPFTVHDLTGVPDADRQAQAWMRADLAEPCDLTAGPLFRHALFRVGEERWLWYQRIHHLVMDGFGYSLLVRRTAEIYSALVREEGPSPRVFGTLRDLVAHDAGYRASEAFTADRTHWSETFADRPEVPRLAGRGALPSRTFLRRSAHLGPHSTDRVRELATRLRATWPEVLIAAQALYTSRATACSEVVLGLPMMGRVGSVALRVPGMVMNVLPLRLTVTPGGSFAELVRQVVVGIREVRRHQRYRYEDIRRDLRLLGENRGLVGPLVNVMPFDYDVDFAGAPVRARNLSAGPVDDLTVNIYDRADGRGLRIDHDGNPALYDEDALAAHQERFLHLVDRLTAADPHAALAAHGIATPAEHALVVDQFNRTDRVLPPTTLIGPIEAQAARTPGATALVYGDAALTYAELNTRANRLARHLRTLGARPGTVVAVAVPRSVELIVSLLAVLKAGAAYLPLDPEYPAERITYMLRDAAPVCVVTDRAGRLPDDAATAQVILDGLDVSGYPWCDPSRPLTPAHPAYVIYTSGSTGRPKGVVVSHGAIDNRLRWMQDTYGLTADDRVLQKTPSSFDVSVWEFFWPLREGAALVVAEPGGHKDPGYLARLIRDRSVTTCHFVPSMLQVFLAEADPAACAGLRQVFCSGEALPRETAHAFGRGLPHVELHNLYGPTEAAVDVTFHACAAHDTGPVPIGQPVWNTRLYVLDAALRPCPPGVPGELYLAGRQLADGYLDRPELTAARFVADPFGAPGQRMYHTGDLARWTEQGEAEYLGRTDHQVKLRGQRIELGEIEAALAALPQVDGACALVREDGPGEQRLVGYVTGSADPAAVRAALARALPEHMVPSAVVALDAFPLSPNGKLDRRELPAPVFTGGGGGGGQRVMSAREEALALLFAEVLGAAAVGPDDAFFDLGGTSLLAVRLVGRVREKFGTELTIGSLFEASTPAALAARIDDAGTASGDALDVVLRLRGGNARTPLFAIHPAGGIAWCYAGLAARLGPDQPVYGIQARGLLRDEPLPRTLEDEAADYVMRIREVQAHGPYRLLGWSVGGVLAHTVAVLLQESGQEVELLALLDAFPAEQWRERPAPEEGDALTAVLRMAGFERTGERTREDVLATLRRAGSPLAGLADGTLSKIVDIVPNHARMMREHVHRSYEGDLLFFTAAAPRAEDWLTREAWRTHVTGAVVNHDLDCTHPQLMQDRFLDTIGDVLTARLEKLDA
- a CDS encoding phosphopantetheine-binding protein: MALTLERIRNDVAESLGEDPSDIPLDENLLDYGLDSVRIMALLGRWRRDHGVRADFADLAEQPAIEAWAPLLGVS
- a CDS encoding isochorismatase family protein, with product MALPAIAPYPLPGADDLPANRVAWTVDPARAVLLVHDLQNHFLGAYRAGEQPLTGMLGNTARIIEECRGAGVPVVYSAQRGGQTAEERGLQLDFWGPGAADDAEALAMPDSVAPAAGDTVLTKWKYSAFVRTELESLIRKSGRHQLVITGVYAHIGVLMSAADAWMRDIQAFVVADAVADFSREDHDMALRWAAGRCAVVTTTDALLKEI